One part of the Syntrophales bacterium genome encodes these proteins:
- a CDS encoding type II toxin-antitoxin system RelB/DinJ family antitoxin, which translates to MNKTAAKIKSAMVRARIEPELKTSAEKYFDLLGLSTTQAITLFFKQVELHHGLPFEINIPNAETMSAMKEIEAGGGKQFENTEELFTHLGI; encoded by the coding sequence ATGAATAAAACAGCGGCTAAAATAAAAAGCGCTATGGTTCGCGCCCGTATTGAACCGGAATTAAAGACAAGCGCGGAGAAATATTTTGATCTTTTAGGCCTGTCAACTACGCAAGCAATCACGCTGTTCTTCAAGCAAGTAGAACTTCATCACGGTTTGCCTTTTGAAATAAATATTCCCAATGCCGAAACCATGTCAGCCATGAAAGAAATTGAAGCTGGCGGCGGAAAACAATTCGAAAATACAGAAGAACTATTCACGCATCTCGGTATTTGA
- a CDS encoding type II toxin-antitoxin system YafQ family toxin, with product MEKLKSVIRSLGHGEKLDSIYQDHKLAGNYYGCRDCHIESDWLLIYKYDENTLFLIRTGTHSDLFK from the coding sequence ATGGAAAAGCTTAAATCCGTAATACGTTCTCTTGGGCACGGAGAAAAATTGGATTCAATATATCAGGACCATAAATTGGCAGGAAATTATTATGGTTGTAGAGATTGCCATATTGAATCAGATTGGCTGCTAATTTACAAATATGATGAAAACACTTTATTCCTGATACGAACCGGGACACATTCAGACTTATTTAAGTGA